A region of Candidatus Leptovillus gracilis DNA encodes the following proteins:
- the tilS gene encoding tRNA lysidine(34) synthetase TilS produces MGLARRVQLCLAQALTSGLPGRLVVGVSGGADSLALLHSLAYHAPAYDLVVAHLNHGWRDTAVSDAQFVAQTAAAWGLPCVVETADVIAQASAGGQSLEEAGRLARYRFFASVARETGAAAVLVAHNADDQAETVLLNLLRGTGLTGLGGMKSVAPLPEAPEFWLLRPLLTTSRADIEAYCQEHGLTPVQDSTNSDITFLRNRIRHHLLPELTTYNPQIQTHLQQLAHIVAADEDYLEQVVAEHWPALAPAQSGAWLALDRARWLALPLAMRRRSLRRAVATVRPSITDLSFATIEQARLVAEAGAVGAQSDLPDGVRLRVDYGRLLITTPVQRQPGDWPQLPAGAVLPLPVPGILPLANGWRLETTLLDSVDAAYVQNNADPWLAFLAADTPPLWVRGRRPGERFAPLGMNGRTTSLKKVMINRHIGAAWRNDWPLVCTAQHIVWLVGHQIDERAKITPASRGVFQIRCAKG; encoded by the coding sequence ATGGGTCTAGCAAGAAGGGTACAGCTATGTTTGGCGCAGGCGCTGACTTCAGGTCTGCCGGGGCGTTTGGTCGTCGGCGTGTCCGGTGGCGCGGATTCGCTGGCTCTGCTGCACAGTCTGGCGTACCATGCGCCTGCCTATGACCTGGTGGTTGCTCATCTAAATCATGGCTGGCGGGACACGGCCGTTTCCGATGCCCAATTCGTCGCCCAAACGGCCGCTGCCTGGGGGCTGCCTTGCGTGGTAGAAACGGCCGACGTCATCGCCCAGGCCAGCGCCGGCGGCCAATCATTGGAAGAGGCCGGCCGTCTGGCCCGCTACCGCTTCTTCGCCAGCGTCGCCCGCGAAACGGGGGCTGCGGCCGTTTTGGTAGCCCACAACGCCGACGACCAGGCGGAGACCGTGCTGCTGAACCTGCTGCGCGGAACCGGCCTCACCGGCTTGGGCGGCATGAAATCGGTCGCCCCCCTGCCGGAAGCGCCGGAATTTTGGCTGCTGCGGCCGCTGCTCACCACCAGCCGCGCCGACATCGAAGCCTACTGCCAGGAACATGGCCTGACGCCCGTGCAAGACAGCACCAACAGCGATATTACCTTCTTGCGCAACCGCATTCGCCACCACCTGCTGCCTGAATTAACCACCTACAACCCACAAATCCAGACCCACTTGCAGCAGTTGGCCCATATCGTGGCTGCCGACGAAGATTACCTGGAGCAGGTTGTGGCCGAACATTGGCCGGCGCTGGCGCCGGCGCAGTCTGGGGCGTGGCTGGCGCTGGACCGGGCGCGCTGGCTGGCGCTGCCGCTGGCTATGCGACGACGCAGTTTACGGCGGGCGGTGGCGACAGTACGGCCGTCTATTACCGACCTCAGCTTTGCCACCATCGAACAGGCCCGGTTGGTCGCCGAAGCAGGAGCGGTGGGAGCGCAAAGTGATTTGCCCGATGGGGTGCGGCTGCGGGTAGATTACGGCCGTCTCCTCATCACCACCCCGGTACAGCGGCAGCCCGGCGACTGGCCGCAGCTCCCCGCCGGGGCCGTTTTGCCTTTGCCGGTTCCCGGCATACTCCCGCTGGCCAACGGCTGGCGGCTGGAAACAACCCTGCTGGACTCGGTTGACGCCGCCTATGTGCAAAACAACGCCGATCCCTGGCTGGCTTTTTTGGCCGCAGACACACCGCCCCTATGGGTGCGTGGACGGCGGCCGGGAGAACGATTTGCGCCATTGGGCATGAACGGCCGTACCACCAGCCTGAAAAAAGTGATGATCAACCGCCACATCGGCGCCGCCTGGCGCAATGATTGGCCGCTGGTTTGCACTGCCCAGCACATCGTCTGGCTGGTCGGCCACCAAATAGACGAACGGGCCAAAATAACACCAGCCAGCCGTGGGGTCTTTCAGATACGCTGCGCCAAAGGTTGA
- a CDS encoding alpha/beta hydrolase, translated as MSSIVTEQGLLHYESIGRGQPIILLHGWINSWDVWRDSMIALAQTKKYRVYALDFWGFGDSAKGERTASSTFRVSSYVDMVNQFMDTLGIQQAPVFGHSMGGTVALQMALEHPDRVDKVAVVGSPVIGNSLNPFLRLAGYGVIAKLIWRYPIVLHSFMRILLANDSKEVRQMISRDVQRTTIESFFRSIGDLRDTDLRSALPTLSLPALGIYGVKDNIVSPSNADLLFQNTPHAQVMMMQYSRHFPMIDEPDLFFHTIHDFLKNGHIEKSPQALDTSSE; from the coding sequence GTGAGTTCCATCGTCACAGAGCAGGGGCTTCTTCACTACGAATCCATCGGCCGTGGGCAGCCGATTATCCTCTTGCATGGCTGGATCAATTCCTGGGATGTCTGGCGCGATTCGATGATCGCCCTGGCGCAAACCAAAAAATATCGGGTATACGCACTAGATTTCTGGGGGTTTGGCGATTCAGCCAAAGGGGAGCGCACGGCATCCTCTACTTTTCGCGTTTCCAGCTACGTGGACATGGTTAATCAATTCATGGATACCCTGGGGATTCAGCAAGCCCCGGTATTTGGGCATTCTATGGGCGGCACAGTCGCTTTGCAAATGGCTTTGGAACACCCAGATCGCGTGGATAAAGTCGCCGTCGTTGGTTCACCAGTGATTGGCAATTCGTTGAACCCCTTTTTGCGGCTGGCTGGTTATGGGGTAATCGCCAAACTCATTTGGCGTTATCCGATTGTGCTGCATTCTTTTATGCGCATCTTGCTGGCAAATGATTCCAAAGAGGTGCGCCAAATGATCTCGCGGGACGTGCAGCGCACGACGATTGAATCCTTTTTTCGCAGCATTGGCGATTTAAGAGATACAGACCTGCGCAGTGCTTTGCCGACATTAAGCCTGCCTGCGTTGGGGATCTATGGAGTCAAAGACAATATTGTCTCGCCGTCCAACGCCGACTTGCTCTTTCAGAATACACCGCATGCGCAAGTAATGATGATGCAGTATTCTCGGCATTTCCCGATGATTGATGAACCGGATTTGTTTTTCCACACAATCCACGATTTCCTAAAAAACGGACACATTGAAAAATCTCCACAGGCATTAGACACATCCAGTGAATGA
- a CDS encoding ATP/GTP-binding protein, whose protein sequence is MQAVKMVITGPFSAGKTQFIGSISEIDVVSTERKISSSAEQIKESTTVAMDFGRITVGDDLVLYLFGTPGQRRFDFMWDILSQGMLGFVVMVDSTKPETFREAKRVLETFESYAATPYVVAANKQDMEDAWEPEDLRIILRLRPEVKILPCVANDKESVKNVLLELLYSILEELDKAETA, encoded by the coding sequence ATGCAAGCAGTAAAAATGGTCATCACGGGTCCGTTCTCGGCGGGCAAAACACAATTCATCGGTTCTATCAGCGAAATTGACGTCGTATCTACAGAACGCAAAATCAGCAGCAGCGCCGAGCAAATCAAAGAATCCACCACCGTCGCCATGGACTTTGGCCGGATCACCGTTGGCGATGACCTGGTTTTATACCTTTTTGGCACACCGGGACAACGGCGCTTTGACTTTATGTGGGACATTCTATCCCAAGGTATGCTCGGCTTTGTTGTCATGGTAGACAGCACCAAACCGGAAACCTTCCGTGAAGCCAAACGGGTTTTAGAAACCTTCGAGAGCTACGCCGCCACCCCTTACGTCGTCGCCGCCAACAAACAAGACATGGAAGATGCCTGGGAGCCAGAAGATTTGCGCATCATTTTGCGCCTGCGGCCTGAGGTAAAAATACTACCTTGCGTCGCCAACGACAAAGAAAGCGTCAAAAATGTGCTGCTGGAACTGCTTTATTCCATATTAGAGGAGCTGGATAAAGCCGAAACCGCCTGA
- a CDS encoding response regulator — protein MSNGRILIVEDDYDISNMLRIFFANEGYHVDIAARGNDALDKCRKKLPDLIVLDIMLPDMDGYDVCLALRTTTRTSHIPIIFLTQKDERSDRIRGLELGADDYITKPFDIEELKLRVGTAIRTHQRLNMTNPITGLPSSRLIEDQLRTLMRANTWTYIQVGIDNLGPFNDKYGFVAGDEVLRFGAFLLNEIDDQFGTLDDFIGHPGGDTFVLISMSENVPAMVDKLRQRFNEEILSHYDFLDREQGAMQTASGSFAPFMTLSLGVVSSQTQRFADIREITETAAELRRLDQAKQAKLQ, from the coding sequence ATGAGCAATGGTCGAATTCTTATAGTCGAAGATGATTACGATATTTCCAATATGTTGCGCATTTTCTTTGCCAACGAGGGCTATCACGTGGACATTGCCGCCAGAGGCAACGACGCGCTGGACAAATGCCGCAAAAAGCTGCCCGACTTAATCGTCCTCGATATTATGCTGCCCGATATGGACGGTTATGACGTTTGCCTGGCCCTGCGCACAACGACGCGCACCAGCCACATCCCCATCATTTTCCTGACCCAAAAAGATGAGCGCAGCGACCGAATTCGAGGATTAGAATTGGGCGCGGATGATTACATTACCAAGCCATTCGACATCGAAGAACTCAAACTGCGGGTTGGCACGGCGATCCGCACTCATCAACGGCTGAATATGACCAATCCCATCACTGGCTTGCCCAGCAGCCGCCTCATTGAAGACCAACTGCGCACGCTGATGCGCGCCAATACTTGGACGTACATTCAGGTTGGCATAGACAATCTTGGTCCATTTAACGATAAGTATGGCTTTGTGGCCGGCGATGAAGTGCTGCGATTTGGCGCTTTTTTGCTGAATGAAATTGATGACCAATTTGGCACGCTGGATGATTTTATTGGACACCCTGGCGGCGACACCTTTGTATTGATCTCCATGAGCGAGAATGTACCGGCGATGGTGGATAAATTGCGGCAGCGTTTTAACGAGGAAATTTTGTCCCATTATGACTTCTTGGACCGCGAACAGGGCGCGATGCAAACTGCCAGCGGTTCATTTGCCCCGTTTATGACCCTTTCACTGGGCGTCGTTTCATCCCAAACGCAGCGCTTTGCCGATATTCGTGAAATTACGGAAACGGCCGCTGAACTTCGGCGATTGGATCAGGCCAAACAAGCAAAGCTTCAGTGA
- a CDS encoding shikimate dehydrogenase encodes MEDSFAFIIHPIDPQRDVSRKYPALGKLPVWLIDFLSLFFPPVYISEIQNIRSEANGRTLHGWFVACPLTPARMMSLPPRVVYKKIIQTGRLAEKLGARILGLGAFTSVVGDGGLTVANQLNIPVTTGDSLTIATAVQAIQQAAAIMDIPLPSATVAIVGATGAIGAVCGQLLAPQVNQTILIGRRQDRLDQVAQLVREAGGSHVTTSDHINDLTQAHLIITVTSAVDAIIAPHLRPGAVVCDVARPRDVSRQVAAQRPDVLVIEGGMVEVPGAVEFNFNFGFPPKMAYACMAETMALALEQRYESFTLGKDIQLSQVQTIDKIALKHGFKLGGFRSFEKAITDADIAQIKTHKRSVSLET; translated from the coding sequence ATGGAAGATTCTTTCGCATTTATCATTCATCCCATTGACCCACAGCGCGACGTCAGCCGAAAGTATCCGGCTTTAGGCAAACTGCCTGTCTGGTTGATTGATTTTCTGTCCCTGTTTTTCCCACCAGTTTATATCTCTGAAATTCAAAACATTCGCTCGGAGGCCAACGGCCGTACCCTGCATGGCTGGTTCGTGGCCTGTCCCCTTACACCAGCCCGCATGATGAGCCTACCGCCCCGCGTTGTCTACAAAAAAATCATCCAGACCGGCCGTCTGGCTGAAAAATTGGGTGCGCGCATCCTGGGGTTGGGCGCGTTCACCTCTGTCGTCGGTGATGGCGGCCTGACAGTGGCCAACCAACTCAACATCCCCGTGACCACCGGCGATAGTTTGACCATTGCAACGGCCGTGCAAGCCATTCAACAAGCAGCCGCAATCATGGACATCCCTCTCCCCAGCGCCACCGTCGCCATCGTTGGGGCCACCGGGGCCATTGGCGCAGTCTGCGGGCAGCTCCTAGCGCCGCAAGTCAACCAGACCATCCTCATCGGCCGCCGGCAAGACAGGCTGGACCAGGTCGCCCAACTTGTCCGGGAGGCCGGCGGCAGCCACGTCACCACCAGCGATCACATCAACGATCTGACCCAGGCCCACCTCATCATCACCGTCACCAGTGCCGTGGATGCCATCATCGCGCCGCATTTGCGCCCGGGCGCTGTCGTCTGCGACGTGGCCCGTCCCCGCGACGTATCACGGCAGGTAGCCGCGCAGAGGCCCGATGTACTGGTTATTGAAGGGGGGATGGTCGAAGTACCAGGAGCGGTAGAATTTAATTTCAACTTTGGCTTTCCGCCCAAAATGGCCTACGCCTGCATGGCCGAAACCATGGCCCTGGCCCTGGAGCAGCGTTACGAGTCTTTTACGCTGGGAAAAGACATCCAATTGTCACAAGTCCAGACAATTGATAAAATCGCTCTGAAGCATGGTTTTAAACTGGGTGGGTTCCGCAGCTTTGAAAAAGCCATCACCGATGCCGACATTGCCCAGATTAAAACTCACAAACGTTCAGTTTCGCTGGAAACCTGA
- a CDS encoding multidrug transporter, translating to MRRIILTETTHIQPFNEPARDLRVQNKPLWLWQRDLLTPYTSEEREYPDWQTAYRFEEEAVECLVHRDNLFFNKELISEFVARARDGRRPVRLAFAADDPAIVTHVKPLTHSFFQQDKLLLADMWYLPKGLSQSVEAQPLVIDTEPLERGYYHVPPYMATEFGDLVYQLPRKAFVLIENWVHVFIADILFGVFARGAFFENQIDTNWKLKLKILYRSLLEQKHVLSNSEMVKIGKNVSIDSSAVIHGPTVIGDNVNIGAGAVIDNCTLGSNVTVSQGCQLMLSVISDGCFLPFRTSLFMTTMMENTMVAQNTCLQLCVVGRDSFIGAGTTFTDFNILGGPLRTTSSKNGRLEQTNMLVLGGCVGHHCRLSSGLVIYAARTIESDVVLLASEERKFITKNVRYEDSDHYSFESKYPYPRLYPRPDGT from the coding sequence ATGCGCCGAATTATTCTGACGGAGACTACGCACATTCAGCCGTTTAATGAGCCGGCTCGGGATTTGCGCGTGCAGAACAAGCCGCTGTGGTTGTGGCAGCGGGATTTGCTGACGCCTTATACGTCCGAAGAGCGTGAATACCCGGATTGGCAAACGGCGTATCGTTTTGAAGAGGAGGCGGTGGAATGCCTGGTACACCGCGATAATTTGTTTTTTAACAAGGAGTTAATCAGTGAGTTTGTGGCTCGGGCGCGGGACGGCCGTCGCCCGGTGCGTTTAGCGTTTGCCGCCGATGATCCAGCCATTGTGACTCACGTGAAACCGCTGACCCACTCTTTTTTTCAGCAAGACAAACTGCTGTTGGCCGATATGTGGTATTTACCCAAAGGTCTGTCGCAAAGCGTTGAGGCGCAGCCGCTGGTGATTGATACGGAACCGCTGGAACGTGGTTATTACCACGTTCCGCCTTACATGGCGACGGAATTTGGCGATCTGGTGTACCAACTGCCACGCAAGGCGTTTGTATTGATTGAAAACTGGGTGCATGTTTTTATTGCCGATATTTTGTTTGGCGTGTTTGCGCGTGGGGCCTTTTTTGAAAACCAGATAGACACCAATTGGAAACTAAAACTGAAAATTTTGTATCGTTCGCTGCTGGAACAGAAACACGTTTTGTCTAATTCGGAGATGGTTAAAATTGGCAAGAACGTGAGCATTGATTCTTCCGCAGTGATTCATGGGCCAACGGTGATCGGGGATAATGTGAATATCGGCGCCGGCGCGGTGATTGATAACTGCACCCTTGGCAGTAACGTTACTGTGTCTCAGGGCTGCCAGTTGATGCTGAGCGTGATTAGTGATGGCTGTTTTCTCCCTTTCCGTACTTCGTTGTTTATGACGACGATGATGGAAAATACGATGGTGGCGCAGAATACTTGTTTGCAGTTATGTGTGGTGGGGCGTGATTCGTTTATTGGCGCGGGCACGACGTTCACCGATTTTAATATTTTAGGTGGGCCTTTGCGGACGACGAGCAGCAAAAACGGCCGTCTTGAACAAACCAATATGCTGGTCTTGGGTGGGTGTGTGGGGCATCACTGCCGCCTCAGTTCGGGTCTGGTGATCTACGCCGCGCGCACCATTGAGTCCGACGTGGTGCTGCTGGCTTCGGAAGAGCGTAAATTCATCACCAAAAACGTGCGCTATGAGGACAGCGACCATTATTCTTTTGAGAGTAAATATCCCTATCCCCGCCTATACCCCCGCCCAGATGGAACGTAA
- a CDS encoding DUF4388 domain-containing protein yields the protein MALKGNLRDFSTTQLLNLINLARKTGTLTIHHNGESAQMSFREGKLIYAFMGEESENHLAQILHNAGKLSEEQARLIQLKAKGTSDKQLGHMLIQRGHITQSDIIQSVRQSVLDTVYRLFTWGEGLFRFDANRLPSPGHITIPIDLESVIMEGSRRLKEWEILQEELPDLDISLRFTDRPDARLRNINLTVEEWRVVSFVNPRNTIRQIARANNLSDFEIRRIVYGMLQAGLVEIVRPARPEVTPPPASERQPTTRQEARKEIEQQSPAAKRSVVVRLIDRIRGL from the coding sequence ATGGCCCTAAAAGGCAACCTGCGCGACTTTTCCACAACCCAGTTACTTAATCTAATCAACCTGGCCCGCAAAACAGGGACTCTCACCATTCACCACAACGGTGAGTCGGCGCAAATGTCTTTTCGCGAAGGGAAGTTGATTTATGCCTTCATGGGGGAAGAATCTGAAAATCATCTGGCGCAAATTCTGCACAACGCCGGAAAACTTTCTGAGGAACAAGCTCGCCTGATCCAATTAAAAGCGAAGGGAACCAGCGATAAGCAGCTTGGACACATGTTGATCCAGCGCGGCCACATCACCCAAAGCGATATCATCCAAAGCGTGCGGCAGAGTGTTTTGGATACTGTGTACCGGCTCTTCACCTGGGGTGAGGGTTTGTTCCGCTTCGACGCCAACAGACTGCCTTCCCCCGGACATATCACCATTCCGATAGACCTGGAAAGCGTGATCATGGAAGGCAGCCGACGCTTGAAAGAATGGGAGATCTTGCAGGAAGAGCTGCCAGACCTGGACATCTCGCTGCGCTTTACCGACCGCCCCGATGCGCGTTTGCGTAATATCAACCTGACTGTCGAAGAATGGCGGGTTGTATCGTTTGTCAACCCGCGCAATACCATTCGTCAGATTGCGCGGGCGAACAATCTGAGCGACTTTGAAATCCGGCGTATCGTTTATGGGATGCTTCAGGCTGGTCTGGTCGAAATTGTGCGTCCGGCGCGGCCGGAAGTGACGCCGCCGCCGGCATCTGAAAGACAACCAACTACCAGACAGGAAGCCCGCAAAGAGATCGAGCAGCAGTCACCGGCGGCCAAGCGTTCCGTTGTTGTCCGTCTGATAGACCGAATTCGTGGTTTGTAA
- a CDS encoding 4-vinyl reductase, whose protein sequence is MNELIIREPLQEIDTFYYSNKMGRIVLTAMEEIMGRHGVNAVLNLAHLHHLVNNYPPNNLELGFTFAEFSAIQQTLDDMYGERGGRGLAMRAGRETWRLALKEFVPVLGISDLAIRTLPLGIKIKIGLDIFAQTFNKFSDQRVRLGEDHRGYLWIIERCPICWQRSSPQPCCHLAVGLLEQSLDWVSKGRRFRVEEISCIASGDETCTILISKKPIV, encoded by the coding sequence GTGAATGAATTAATAATCCGCGAACCGCTCCAGGAAATAGATACATTTTATTACTCTAACAAAATGGGGCGAATTGTGTTGACGGCGATGGAAGAGATTATGGGACGGCATGGCGTTAATGCTGTCTTGAACCTGGCCCATCTCCATCATCTGGTTAACAACTATCCGCCCAACAATCTGGAATTAGGGTTCACCTTTGCCGAGTTTAGCGCCATTCAGCAGACGTTGGACGATATGTATGGCGAGCGTGGCGGCCGCGGTCTGGCGATGCGCGCCGGCCGTGAAACGTGGCGGTTGGCGCTTAAGGAATTTGTGCCTGTATTGGGAATCAGCGACCTGGCGATTCGCACTTTGCCGTTAGGCATTAAAATTAAGATCGGGCTGGACATTTTTGCGCAAACGTTTAACAAATTTAGCGATCAGCGGGTCCGGCTGGGTGAAGACCATCGTGGGTATTTGTGGATTATTGAGCGCTGCCCTATTTGCTGGCAGCGTTCATCACCGCAGCCGTGCTGCCATCTGGCGGTGGGCCTTTTGGAGCAATCGCTGGATTGGGTGAGCAAAGGGCGACGGTTTCGGGTGGAAGAGATTTCTTGCATAGCCAGCGGGGATGAGACGTGTACGATTCTCATTTCCAAGAAACCGATTGTTTGA
- a CDS encoding choice-of-anchor B family protein, with the protein MPISLPARLSWLLGLVVVLLIGLAWRQADVAAQAGPPPTPTAAMAAMLRDVQPAQTLAPQSLTPCVSGFAGIYPCQNVDLLAFMPLASIGGGSGNDIWGWTDPVGGKEYALMGRTNGTAFVDISDPENPLYLGNLPTHTATSIWRDIKVYANHAFIVSEASGHGMQVFDLTQLRNVPITPATFSSTAHYGSFGNAHNIVINEDTGFAYAVGTSTCSGGLHMVNIQNPISPTFAGCFSSDGYTHDAHCLVYSGPDAQHQGKEICFNSNEDTLTIVDVTNKVAPAQLSRTGYAGSAYTHQGWVDPTHTYYLQDDELDESNWGHNTRTYVWDISNLDAPVLLGNYTSSTPAIDHNLYITGNLVYQSNYRAGLRILQVNNYATSNLEEVGYFDIYPANNNANFNGSWSNYPYFASGVVVVSGIEQGLFILQPQLGDPTYGVALSPDDTAVAQPGATVTYTVQITNTGSVADTFNLAVTSSWPTELSTLAIALDSGQSSSFTATVQVPLDAAAGDSDAAVVTAVSQADGSVSEATQLTTSAAALYGAAIAGPASGSALPGTAITYTLRLTNTGNITDTFSLTADADWLTAVAPTTATLAANTATDVLLTVHVPLTATLGLTDTAVFQATSTQEPAATADWSITTTAVPYTLFLPIIGNNFETAHEIACVDGMAGDYPCKNANYLSFLSLADLGATSGQKAANLWGWTDPQDNNEYVLLGLTDKLAFINTTNPLSPVIVGFLPNQTNTNPVAYRDVKVYQHYAFVIADENSQHGLQVFDLHHLRGVAGAPVTFSADATYNAFGNAHNFFIHEATGYAYIVRNTAPVLCSSAVYILNVQDPLNPTFVNCYDEGGAASDVMCVLYNGPDVDYHGRELCLVASDDEILVADMTDKNTPTTLATLTYPAVHRAHLAWFTEDHRYFLSSDMEDEMMMGFNTRIFVWDFTQVDAPVLQSIYVGPTPASDHNVWVKGEYAYVGNFRAGVRILGLQDIANTTMNNVTITEAAYFDTYPANDNTGHMGGVWAVYPFFASGVTAVSDRETGLYLVRPVLP; encoded by the coding sequence ATGCCGATTTCCCTGCCTGCCCGTTTGTCTTGGTTATTGGGTTTGGTCGTTGTCCTGTTGATTGGTCTCGCCTGGCGTCAGGCCGACGTCGCGGCGCAGGCCGGGCCACCACCTACCCCCACCGCCGCCATGGCCGCCATGCTGCGCGATGTCCAGCCAGCACAAACATTAGCCCCCCAGTCCCTAACCCCCTGCGTCAGTGGTTTCGCCGGGATTTATCCCTGCCAGAACGTGGATTTACTGGCCTTCATGCCCCTGGCCAGCATCGGCGGCGGCAGCGGCAACGACATCTGGGGCTGGACCGATCCGGTCGGTGGTAAAGAATATGCCCTGATGGGACGCACCAACGGTACCGCTTTTGTAGACATCAGCGATCCGGAGAACCCGCTTTACTTGGGCAATTTGCCTACCCACACCGCCACTTCCATCTGGCGCGACATCAAGGTATACGCCAACCATGCGTTCATTGTCAGCGAAGCCAGCGGCCACGGAATGCAGGTGTTTGACCTGACGCAGCTGCGTAACGTGCCCATAACACCGGCAACTTTTAGCAGCACGGCTCATTACGGCAGCTTTGGCAACGCCCACAACATTGTCATCAACGAGGATACCGGCTTTGCCTACGCCGTTGGTACAAGCACCTGCAGCGGCGGGCTGCACATGGTCAACATCCAAAACCCCATCAGCCCCACCTTCGCCGGCTGTTTTAGCAGCGATGGTTACACTCACGACGCCCACTGCCTGGTTTACAGCGGGCCAGACGCGCAGCATCAGGGCAAAGAGATTTGCTTCAACTCTAATGAAGACACGCTGACTATTGTGGACGTGACCAACAAAGTCGCGCCAGCGCAGTTGTCGCGCACCGGTTACGCCGGTTCGGCCTACACCCACCAGGGCTGGGTAGACCCCACGCACACCTACTATCTGCAAGATGATGAACTGGACGAATCTAATTGGGGGCACAATACGCGCACCTATGTCTGGGACATCAGCAATTTAGACGCGCCGGTGCTGTTAGGCAATTACACCTCTTCGACCCCGGCCATAGACCATAATCTGTATATCACAGGAAATCTCGTCTACCAATCGAATTACCGCGCCGGTCTCCGTATTTTGCAGGTGAATAATTATGCCACCAGCAATCTGGAAGAAGTGGGGTATTTTGACATCTATCCGGCCAATAATAACGCCAACTTTAACGGCAGTTGGAGCAATTATCCTTACTTCGCCAGCGGCGTGGTGGTGGTTAGCGGCATTGAGCAAGGATTGTTTATCTTGCAGCCGCAGTTGGGCGACCCGACTTATGGCGTGGCGCTGTCGCCAGACGACACGGCCGTTGCCCAACCTGGCGCAACCGTCACCTACACGGTCCAAATCACCAACACCGGCTCAGTCGCCGACACCTTTAACCTGGCCGTGACCAGCAGTTGGCCGACAGAGTTGTCCACCCTCGCCATCGCTCTGGATAGTGGTCAGAGCAGTTCGTTTACTGCTACAGTGCAGGTTCCGCTCGACGCCGCCGCCGGGGACAGCGATGCAGCCGTGGTCACGGCCGTTTCCCAGGCCGACGGCAGTGTCAGCGAGGCCACCCAACTCACCACCTCAGCGGCGGCCCTGTACGGCGCAGCCATCGCCGGTCCCGCCAGTGGCAGCGCCCTACCCGGCACGGCCATCACCTACACGCTGCGCCTGACCAATACGGGTAACATCACCGACACCTTTAGCCTGACGGCCGACGCAGACTGGTTAACGGCCGTCGCCCCCACCACCGCCACCTTAGCGGCCAATACCGCGACAGACGTTTTACTGACAGTCCACGTACCGCTTACGGCCACCCTGGGACTGACGGATACGGCCGTTTTCCAGGCCACCTCCACCCAGGAACCCGCTGCCACTGCCGACTGGAGCATCACGACAACGGCCGTGCCCTACACACTCTTCCTGCCCATCATCGGCAACAACTTTGAGACTGCGCACGAAATCGCCTGCGTAGACGGTATGGCCGGCGACTATCCATGCAAAAACGCCAACTACCTTTCTTTCCTTTCCCTGGCTGACCTGGGGGCCACCAGCGGCCAAAAGGCGGCCAATCTGTGGGGTTGGACCGACCCGCAGGACAACAATGAATACGTCCTCCTGGGTCTGACAGACAAACTGGCCTTCATCAATACCACCAACCCGCTCAGCCCGGTCATCGTCGGCTTTTTGCCCAACCAGACCAACACCAATCCAGTTGCCTACCGCGACGTAAAAGTCTACCAGCATTACGCCTTTGTCATCGCCGACGAAAACAGCCAGCACGGCCTGCAAGTCTTCGACCTGCATCATTTGCGCGGCGTCGCCGGTGCGCCGGTGACATTCAGCGCCGACGCCACTTACAACGCCTTTGGCAACGCCCACAACTTCTTCATCCACGAGGCCACCGGCTATGCCTACATTGTGCGCAACACCGCGCCGGTGCTGTGCAGCAGCGCCGTCTATATTCTGAACGTGCAAGACCCGCTCAACCCCACGTTTGTCAACTGCTACGATGAGGGCGGGGCCGCTTCAGACGTGATGTGCGTTTTGTACAATGGGCCGGATGTAGATTATCACGGCCGTGAACTCTGCCTGGTCGCCAGCGACGACGAAATTCTGGTGGCCGACATGACCGACAAAAACACCCCAACCACCCTGGCGACCCTCACTTACCCCGCCGTCCACCGCGCCCACCTGGCCTGGTTCACCGAGGACCATCGCTATTTCCTCTCCTCCGACATGGAAGACGAGATGATGATGGGCTTCAATACGCGCATCTTCGTCTGGGACTTTACCCAGGTAGACGCGCCGGTGTTGCAGAGCATCTACGTCGGCCCCACGCCCGCCAGCGACCACAATGTCTGGGTGAAGGGAGAGTATGCCTACGTCGGCAATTTCCGCGCCGGGGTACGCATTCTTGGCTTGCAAGACATCGCCAACACCACCATGAACAATGTCACCATCACCGAAGCAGCTTACTTCGACACCTACCCGGCCAACGACAATACCGGCCACATGGGCGGCGTTTGGGCTGTCTACCCGTTTTTTGCCAGCGGCGTTACGGCCGTTAGCGACCGGGAGACAGGACTGTATCTGGTACGGCCGGTATTGCCCTGA